Proteins from a genomic interval of Zerene cesonia ecotype Mississippi unplaced genomic scaffold, Zerene_cesonia_1.1 Zces_u001, whole genome shotgun sequence:
- the LOC119838085 gene encoding transmembrane protein 145-like, translated as MALKKCLFVNILFASLGIVVGKWVEGRVNTKENWAFLSRFCFLSLEGQFEYLIEFERDMGTPNLLLYYDDESQWPSVYHSSMTCKDREAVLNKGGQNQIVKLSHWYPDTEYSGCIVTRANKELPAAKSTSPKPTVKTTVKPKNNPNKNDLPSDPAYYDQFLKTTTTPTKSTMDVTTKSTNSTTWYELIPDDFNATTVIPEDELWENIGPVKNTSLTETLKDVEILFDNNYNHSGHKIKRSIELYERYRRRRLNSESYQSGFSETERMIVSCHNSRRFRSARERWWFIAISNCDSPKGLDVRYKFLMTNGPDGDFWHKHFSADEFYVLPILLSYTFAYIIVMIAVVMCSVELRSRHLLHSTYKLFLISIVAQHCGVLMQALANIRYASNGVGAPNSKIIGQFLCGISEMTYLLLLVLLAKGYTITRGRLKVGFTVKLTVFMCCYVLTYVVLFIYQAKAFDPGEVLYLYESPAGYGLIFLRITGWCAFAYSTYFTVRKYPEKNMFYCPFFICGTLWFYAGPLFILTANSYIDKWVRESVVTAVLLFITFCGHVMFLLLTLPVFANKNFPYHVRTTQIGVMEVTSNPALDGFGPNAYHPSTGAAQTVIIPLTRRTEELIGNMYNQYMATAPSLSENDTPKLNGLPKRINSFQSRNGTIQQGSTETNNSEDINPQIRDEKEIFTVENQMSKIQNGQQNGSIKDDSLQARENDVSNSDCSVLPDGDLLSNGVNGLGVNDLPNVMRSKRNILEPIKRDVPAWSLAKGPSVVAMQLKNNEEQLLPPISLPNSKKAPSVRTMQSTAGLISTIHEGREQTYTRPPDDLFTVSKG; from the exons ATGGCGCTAAAGAAATGTCTATTTGTGAATATCCTGTTTGCGTCACTAGGGATCGTTGTCGGGAAGTGGGTGGAGGGAAGAGTCAACACAAAGGAG aactGGGCATTCCTATCCCGTTTCTGCTTTCTGTCGCTAGAGGGCCAGTTTGAATATCTCATTGAGTTTGAGAGAGACATGGGGACGCCAAACTTGCTGTTATATTATGATGACGAATCGCAATGGCCCTCCGTCTATCATAGTAGCATG ACTTGTAAAGATCGCGAAGCCGTACTCAACAAGGGTGGACAAAATCAAATAGTCAAGTTATCCCATTGGTATCCTGATACCGAATATTCGGGCTGCATCGTCACCAGAGCAAACAAGGAATTGCCAGCAGCTAAGAG CACATCTCCCAAACCCACGGTAAAAACAACAGTAAAACCGAAGAACAATCCCAATAAAAATGATCTACCATCTGATCCAGCTTACTACGATCAGTTTCTAAAAACTACCACAACGCCAACAAAATCTACCATGGATGTTACTACTAAATCCACTAATTCTACTACATGGTACGAACTGATACCGGATGATTTTAATGCTACGACAGTAATACCAGAGGATGAGTTATGGGAGAATATAGGCCCTGTGAAAAATACTAGCCTTACAGAGACGTTGAAAGATGTGGAGATATTGtttgacaataattataatcacagcggc CACAAAATAAAACGATCCATTGAGCTATACGAGCGCTACCGGCGTCGTCGCCTAAACTCAGAGTCCTATCAAAGTGGGTTCAGCGAAACGGAGAGGATGATAGTGTCATGCCACAACTCCAGAAGATTTCGCTCCGCTAGAGAGAGATGGTGGTTCATTGCTATAAGTAATTGTGATAGTCCTaag GGTCTGGATGTAAGATACAAATTTCTCATGACCAACGGACCGGATGGTGATTTTTGGCACAAACATTTTTCAGCTGATGAGTTTT ACGTCCTCCCCATCCTGCTATCGTACACCTTCGCCTACATAATAGTGATGATCGCAGTAGTGATGTGCAGTGTCGAGCTGCGATCTCGACATCTGCTGCATTCAACGTATAAGCTGTTCTTGATATCGATAGTAGCACAACACTGCGGTGTTCTGATGCAAGCCCTTGCGAACATCCGATACGCTAGCAATGGGGTGGGCGCGCCCAATTCTAAAATTATTG gtCAATTCCTCTGTGGAATATCAGAGATGACATACCTCCTGCTTCTGGTATTATTAGCGAAGGGATATACAATAACGCGTGGCCGACTTAAAGTGGGCTTCACGGTAAAACTCACTGTGTTTATGTGCTGTTACGTACTGACGTATGttgtgctttttatttatcaggCTAAG GCATTTGACCCGGGTGAGGTCTTATATTTATACGAAAGTCCAGCTGGGTATGGATTAATTTTTCTACGCATAACGGGCTGGTGTGCTTTCGCTTACTCCACGTATTTCACTGTTCGGAAATACCCAGAAAAG aacaTGTTCTACTGTCCATTTTTCATCTGTGGCACATTGTGGTTTTACGCAGGCCCACTGTTTATTCTTACCGCAAATTCTTATATTG ATAAATGGGTTCGCGAGAGCGTGGTAACTGCTGTACTTTTGTTTATTACGTTTTGTGGTCACGTAATGTTTTTG ctgCTCACATTGCCTGTATTTGCGAATAAGAACTTTCCCTACCACGTGCGAACGACTCAAATAGGAGTGATGgag GTCACTAGCAATCCAGCTTTAGATGGTTTTGGCCCAAATGCGTACCACCCTAGTACAGGGGCTGCTCAGACTGTCATCATTCCACTAACGAg aaGAACAGAAGAGTTAATAGGGAATATGTACAACCAATACATGGCAACTGCTCCATCTCTGTCAGAAAACGATACGCCAAAACTAAACGGCCTTCCTAAAAGAATAAATTCGTTTCAATCTCGCAATGGAACAATTCAACAAGGAAGCACGGAAACAAATAATTCAGAAGATATTAATCCGCAAATAAGGGacgaaaaagaaatatttactgtTGAAAatcaaatgtcaaaaattCAGAACGGTCAACAGAATGGAAGCATAAAAGATGACAGTTTACAAGCGCGGGAAAATGATGTGTCAAATAGTGATTGTTCAGTGTTACCTGATGGTGATTTGCTTAGTAATGGGGTGAATGGTTTAGGAGTGAATGACTTACCCAATGTTATGAGGtcgaaaagaaatattttggaACCAATAAAACGAGATGTCCCAGCTTGGTCACTAGCAAAGGGACCGAGTGTTGTTGCTATGCAACTGAAAAATAACGAAG aacaGCTCTTACCGCCAATTTCGTTACCAAACAGTAAGAAAGCGCCCTCTGTACGAACAATGCAATCAACTGCAGGTCTCATAAGTACTATACATGAAGGCCGCGAACAAACTTACACTAGACCACCTGACGACTTATTTACAGTGTCTAAGGGATAG
- the LOC119838159 gene encoding sorting nexin-32 isoform X1, translating to MMDCVEESNNDPLTVPVSSPSSGDSTVEKKKPSENVSLADNSLLVDISDALSEKEKVKFTVHTKTTLPEFQKSEFLVVRQHEEFVWLHDRYEENEEYAGYIIPPAPPRPDFDASREKLQRLGEGEGALTREEFLKMKEELEDEYLATFKKTVAMHEVFLQRLAAHPVFRKDAHLRVFLEYEQDLCAKPRGKMDLIGGLVRSMTTTTDEIYLGATVRDVNDFFEQETAFLQEYYSHLKEAVAKVDRMTSKHKEVADAHIKLSSCITQLGSREQPPTERFLTRAADTFDKCRKIEGRMASDQDLKLADTLRYYMRDTHAAKAVLVRRLRCLAAYEAANRNLERARAKNKDVHAPMEVQEAEQAQSEACARFEQLSARAREELIDFRTRRVAAFRKSLIELAELEIKHARAQQELFRKSLQMLKECQ from the exons ATGATG GACTGTGTCGAAGAAAGCAACAATGATCCACTCACAGTTCCTGTATCCAGCCCGTCATCTGGGGACTCTACTGTAGAGAAGAAAAAACCAAGTGAAAATGTCTCACTGGCCGATAACAGTCTATTG GTGGACATATCAGACGCACTGAGCGAAAAGGAAAAGGTCAAATTCACGGTACACACGAAGACAACGCTGCCCGAGTTTCAGAAGTCCGAGTTCCTGGTGGTGCGGCAGCACGAAGAGTTTGTGTGGTTGCACGACAGATACGAAGAGAATGAGGAATACGCTGGCTATATT ATACCGCCAGCCCCCCCTCGGCCGGATTTCGACGCGTCCCGCGAGAAACTACAACGCCTCGGGGAGGGAGAGGGAGCACTCACCAGAGAGGAGTTCCTTAAGATGAAGGAGGAGTTAGAGGA TGAATATCTCGCGACATTCAAGAAGACCGTTGCCATGCACGAGGTCTTCCTACAGCGGCTAGCCGCTCACCCGGTGTTCAGGAAGGACGCCCATCTGCGCGTGTTCCTCGAGTACGAGCAGGATCTGTGCGCCAAGCCGCGGGGGAAAATGGACCTTATCGGTGGATTG GTCCGGTCCATGACGACCACGACAGATGAGATATACTTGGGTGCGACGGTTCGCGATGTGAACGATTTCTTCGAGCAGGAAACGGCTTTCCTGCAGGAATACTACTCGCATCTGAAGGAAGCCGTGGCCAAGGTCGACCGGATGACGTCTAAACATAAGG AAGTGGCGGATGCCCACATAAAGCTGTCGTCATGCATCACGCAGCTGGGCTCGCGGGAGCAGCCGCCCACCGAGCGGTTCCTCACCAGGGCCGCGGACACGTTCGATAAGTGCCGC AAAATCGAAGGTCGCATGGCGTCGGACCAAGACCTGAAATTGGCGGACACGCTCCGCTACTACATGCGGGACACGCACGCCGCCAAAGCTGTCCTCGTCAGGCGGCTCAG ATGTCTGGCTGCCTACGAAGCGGCGAACAGAAATCTAGAACGCGCCAGAGCTAAAAACAAGGATGTGCACGCC CCGATGGAAGTACAAGAG GCGGAACAAGCGCAGTCGGAGGCGTGCGCGCGTTTCGAACAGCTATCAGCACGCGCGAGGGAGGAACTCATCGATTTCAGAACGAGACGGGTTGCTGCGTTTAGAAAGAG ttTGATAGAATTAGCTGAATTGGAGATCAAGcatgcgcgcgcgcagcaAGAGCTGTTCCGGAAATCTCTGCAAATGCTAAAGGAAtgccaataa
- the LOC119838159 gene encoding sorting nexin-32 isoform X2: MMDCVEESNNDPLTVPVSSPSSGDSTVEKKKPSENVSLADNSLLVDISDALSEKEKVKFTVHTKTTLPEFQKSEFLVVRQHEEFVWLHDRYEENEEYAGYIIPPAPPRPDFDASREKLQRLGEGEGALTREEFLKMKEELEDEYLATFKKTVAMHEVFLQRLAAHPVFRKDAHLRVFLEYEQDLCAKPRGKMDLIGGLVRSMTTTTDEIYLGATVRDVNDFFEQETAFLQEYYSHLKEAVAKVDRMTSKHKEVADAHIKLSSCITQLGSREQPPTERFLTRAADTFDKCRKIEGRMASDQDLKLADTLRYYMRDTHAAKAVLVRRLRCLAAYEAANRNLERARAKNKDVHAAEQAQSEACARFEQLSARAREELIDFRTRRVAAFRKSLIELAELEIKHARAQQELFRKSLQMLKECQ, translated from the exons ATGATG GACTGTGTCGAAGAAAGCAACAATGATCCACTCACAGTTCCTGTATCCAGCCCGTCATCTGGGGACTCTACTGTAGAGAAGAAAAAACCAAGTGAAAATGTCTCACTGGCCGATAACAGTCTATTG GTGGACATATCAGACGCACTGAGCGAAAAGGAAAAGGTCAAATTCACGGTACACACGAAGACAACGCTGCCCGAGTTTCAGAAGTCCGAGTTCCTGGTGGTGCGGCAGCACGAAGAGTTTGTGTGGTTGCACGACAGATACGAAGAGAATGAGGAATACGCTGGCTATATT ATACCGCCAGCCCCCCCTCGGCCGGATTTCGACGCGTCCCGCGAGAAACTACAACGCCTCGGGGAGGGAGAGGGAGCACTCACCAGAGAGGAGTTCCTTAAGATGAAGGAGGAGTTAGAGGA TGAATATCTCGCGACATTCAAGAAGACCGTTGCCATGCACGAGGTCTTCCTACAGCGGCTAGCCGCTCACCCGGTGTTCAGGAAGGACGCCCATCTGCGCGTGTTCCTCGAGTACGAGCAGGATCTGTGCGCCAAGCCGCGGGGGAAAATGGACCTTATCGGTGGATTG GTCCGGTCCATGACGACCACGACAGATGAGATATACTTGGGTGCGACGGTTCGCGATGTGAACGATTTCTTCGAGCAGGAAACGGCTTTCCTGCAGGAATACTACTCGCATCTGAAGGAAGCCGTGGCCAAGGTCGACCGGATGACGTCTAAACATAAGG AAGTGGCGGATGCCCACATAAAGCTGTCGTCATGCATCACGCAGCTGGGCTCGCGGGAGCAGCCGCCCACCGAGCGGTTCCTCACCAGGGCCGCGGACACGTTCGATAAGTGCCGC AAAATCGAAGGTCGCATGGCGTCGGACCAAGACCTGAAATTGGCGGACACGCTCCGCTACTACATGCGGGACACGCACGCCGCCAAAGCTGTCCTCGTCAGGCGGCTCAG ATGTCTGGCTGCCTACGAAGCGGCGAACAGAAATCTAGAACGCGCCAGAGCTAAAAACAAGGATGTGCACGCC GCGGAACAAGCGCAGTCGGAGGCGTGCGCGCGTTTCGAACAGCTATCAGCACGCGCGAGGGAGGAACTCATCGATTTCAGAACGAGACGGGTTGCTGCGTTTAGAAAGAG ttTGATAGAATTAGCTGAATTGGAGATCAAGcatgcgcgcgcgcagcaAGAGCTGTTCCGGAAATCTCTGCAAATGCTAAAGGAAtgccaataa